In one window of Erinaceus europaeus chromosome 17, mEriEur2.1, whole genome shotgun sequence DNA:
- the LOC103110372 gene encoding olfactory receptor 5M5-like isoform X2 — translation MTFLNYTEVTEFILLGLTSRPELRVAFFVVFLGVYLITVVGNLGMIVLIKIDPRLHTPMYFFLSSLSVLDLCFSTNVTPKMLENFLSEKKTISYEGCLVQCYIVIAVVLTEHCMLAVMAYDRYVAICNPLLYSSKMSRSVCVRLVIVPYVYGFSLSVMETWRTYNLSFCGANEINHFYCADPPLIKLACSDTYSKELSMYIVGGCSNLQSLLIILTSYMFILGTIIRSRSAEGRRKAFSTCGSHLTVVIIFYGTLFCMHMRRPTEESVEQGKMVAVFYTTVIPMLNPMIYGLRNKDVKEALKKALGQQGVGK, via the coding sequence aaactACACTGAAGTAACAGAATTTATCCTCTTGGGGCTGACAAGCCGTCCAGAACTGAGAGTGGCTTTCTTTGTGGTGTTCCTCGGGGTCTACCTCATCACTGTGGTAGGAAACCTCGGCATGATCGTCCTCATCAAAATTGACCCTCGGCTGCAcacacccatgtacttcttcctctctAGCTTGTCTGTTCTGGATCTCTGCTTTTCCACCAATGTCACTCCCAAGATGCTGGAGAATTTCTTATCAGAGAAGAAGACCATCTCCTATGAGGGCTGCTTGGTGCAGTGCTACATCGTGATCGCTGTGGTGCTGACCGAGCACTGCATGCTGGCCgtcatggcctatgaccgctacgTGGCCATCTGCAATCCCCTGCTCTACAGCAGCAAGATGTCCAGGAGTGTCTGTGTGCGCCTGGTCATTGTCCCTTATGTCTATGGCTTCAGCCTCAGCGTGATGGAAACCTGGAGGACCTACAACCTCTCCTTCTGTGGTGCCAATGAAATCAACCACTTCTATTGTGCTGACCCTCCCCTGATCAAACTGGCCTGCTCTGACACCTACAGCAAAGAGTTGTCCATGTACATTGTAGGTGGATGCAGTAATCTCCAGTCCCTCCTGATCATCCTCACCTCCTATATGTTCATCCTTGGAACCATCATCAGAAGCCGTTCtgcagaagggagaaggaaagcttTTTCCACCTGTGGCTCCCACTTGACTGTGGTTATTATCTTCTATGGGACCCTCTTCTGCATGCATATGAGACGCCCCACAGAGGAGTCTGTGGAGCAGGGCAAAATGGTGGCTGTGTTTTACACCACAGTGATTCCTATGCTGAACCCCATGATCTATGGACTCCGGAACAAGGATGTCAAAGAGGCATTGAAAAAGGCCCTAGGGCAACAAGgagtggggaaatag
- the LOC103110372 gene encoding olfactory receptor 5M5-like isoform X1 translates to MQIELFLPNSFTEVTEFILLGLTSRPELRVAFFVVFLGVYLITVVGNLGMIVLIKIDPRLHTPMYFFLSSLSVLDLCFSTNVTPKMLENFLSEKKTISYEGCLVQCYIVIAVVLTEHCMLAVMAYDRYVAICNPLLYSSKMSRSVCVRLVIVPYVYGFSLSVMETWRTYNLSFCGANEINHFYCADPPLIKLACSDTYSKELSMYIVGGCSNLQSLLIILTSYMFILGTIIRSRSAEGRRKAFSTCGSHLTVVIIFYGTLFCMHMRRPTEESVEQGKMVAVFYTTVIPMLNPMIYGLRNKDVKEALKKALGQQGVGK, encoded by the coding sequence ACTGAAGTAACAGAATTTATCCTCTTGGGGCTGACAAGCCGTCCAGAACTGAGAGTGGCTTTCTTTGTGGTGTTCCTCGGGGTCTACCTCATCACTGTGGTAGGAAACCTCGGCATGATCGTCCTCATCAAAATTGACCCTCGGCTGCAcacacccatgtacttcttcctctctAGCTTGTCTGTTCTGGATCTCTGCTTTTCCACCAATGTCACTCCCAAGATGCTGGAGAATTTCTTATCAGAGAAGAAGACCATCTCCTATGAGGGCTGCTTGGTGCAGTGCTACATCGTGATCGCTGTGGTGCTGACCGAGCACTGCATGCTGGCCgtcatggcctatgaccgctacgTGGCCATCTGCAATCCCCTGCTCTACAGCAGCAAGATGTCCAGGAGTGTCTGTGTGCGCCTGGTCATTGTCCCTTATGTCTATGGCTTCAGCCTCAGCGTGATGGAAACCTGGAGGACCTACAACCTCTCCTTCTGTGGTGCCAATGAAATCAACCACTTCTATTGTGCTGACCCTCCCCTGATCAAACTGGCCTGCTCTGACACCTACAGCAAAGAGTTGTCCATGTACATTGTAGGTGGATGCAGTAATCTCCAGTCCCTCCTGATCATCCTCACCTCCTATATGTTCATCCTTGGAACCATCATCAGAAGCCGTTCtgcagaagggagaaggaaagcttTTTCCACCTGTGGCTCCCACTTGACTGTGGTTATTATCTTCTATGGGACCCTCTTCTGCATGCATATGAGACGCCCCACAGAGGAGTCTGTGGAGCAGGGCAAAATGGTGGCTGTGTTTTACACCACAGTGATTCCTATGCTGAACCCCATGATCTATGGACTCCGGAACAAGGATGTCAAAGAGGCATTGAAAAAGGCCCTAGGGCAACAAGgagtggggaaatag